One segment of Desulfosudis oleivorans Hxd3 DNA contains the following:
- a CDS encoding ImmA/IrrE family metallo-endopeptidase, with product MKIIRQEIAKRLNFEFRRRGLTLSRASSFAKVPSDIIGGYLAGKREIVFDEIVKISESFGINAVRLLFDKEYPETNLAFRNLKNDIQVFTSKVEDVFLLIENSLPKINAPSFSRNLRSGYRRHDVIQEAGAFVSEFRKRYPTPEVFLTQYQVPVIPVESIEADFDAFIVSHGPKAAICVNTYKRPPHRLIFSLAHEVCHMLFDRNRDIPVDVFLPSLHWNVDISEELLPEFFAYKFAQFFLIPYDESIHLAKKFPELDLAACQNAVDEGRTLKDVLANSIFDTLTSNQEFFYQEARHDDDEEEYQVSGEQFRRMDYEENREPDWIEQIDRDIRRSPVISFRQIKKILENITPSRNAQAVQGFLKESQKTLIQCIRQDTALYSENVLKYIEETLQIELR from the coding sequence GTGAAAATAATCCGCCAAGAAATCGCAAAACGTCTGAATTTTGAGTTCAGGAGAAGAGGATTAACTCTCTCTAGGGCAAGTAGTTTTGCCAAAGTTCCATCAGATATAATTGGTGGTTATTTGGCAGGTAAACGTGAGATCGTGTTTGATGAAATTGTGAAAATATCTGAATCGTTTGGCATTAATGCAGTTAGGTTGCTATTCGATAAAGAATACCCAGAAACCAATCTCGCCTTCAGGAATTTAAAGAATGATATACAGGTGTTTACGTCTAAAGTTGAAGATGTGTTTTTATTGATTGAAAACTCACTTCCCAAGATTAATGCCCCTTCATTTTCGCGGAACCTCAGAAGCGGGTATAGGCGACATGACGTAATACAGGAAGCGGGAGCCTTTGTTTCTGAATTCCGCAAACGATATCCCACCCCTGAAGTTTTTTTAACGCAATACCAAGTACCCGTAATACCCGTGGAGTCGATAGAGGCCGATTTTGATGCCTTTATTGTTAGCCATGGTCCCAAGGCAGCAATTTGCGTAAACACTTATAAACGCCCTCCGCACAGACTTATTTTCTCATTAGCCCATGAAGTGTGTCACATGCTGTTTGATCGTAATCGAGATATCCCTGTGGATGTTTTTTTACCAAGCCTTCATTGGAATGTAGATATTTCAGAAGAGTTGTTGCCAGAATTTTTTGCCTATAAATTTGCTCAATTCTTTCTGATCCCATATGACGAATCAATCCACCTAGCAAAAAAATTTCCAGAACTAGATCTGGCGGCATGTCAAAACGCAGTCGATGAAGGGAGGACTTTAAAAGATGTTCTTGCTAATTCGATATTTGACACCTTAACCTCGAATCAAGAATTTTTCTATCAAGAAGCAAGGCATGACGATGATGAAGAAGAGTATCAAGTCTCAGGAGAGCAATTTAGAAGAATGGATTACGAAGAAAATAGAGAGCCCGATTGGATTGAACAAATCGATCGAGACATAAGAAGGAGCCCTGTCATATCATTTAGGCAAATCAAAAAAATATTAGAAAATATTACTCCGAGTAGAAATGCGCAAGCTGTTCAAGGTTTTTTAAAGGAAAGTCAAAAGACATTAATCCAATGCATAAGGCAAGACACAGCTTTATATTCCGAAAATGTTTTAAAATATATAGAGGAAACACTACAAATTGAGCTGCGGTAG
- a CDS encoding ASKHA domain-containing protein: MNTYKVKFLPHERVVEVAEGDNLIKAAMEAGVHINASCGGEGVCGKCRVVIESGSVEGGLSEKLAKEDIDAGVRLACRSKVVEDLTVRIPVESSMSDKSALDIQRVPRKTARIMQMDFEQLKDQGLFVPPVEKKYLELPPPDAGENVPDVTRLVNVLRLKHDEHRLEFLLPVIRLIPDVIREQDFKVTVTLVRPVREDGGKTQVINIQPGDTTAMNYAIAVDIGTTTVYGELIDLGSGEILAREGDFNAQISFGEDIITRIVHAEKPGGLKKLHDLVTGTINKIIKSVIKQSGVDPENISTITLAGNTTMTQLLLEVNPRHIRRSPYVPASTFYPPIRARDIDLALGEHVTALVYPQISSYVGGDIVAGVMGSGLYRSEELTLFIDIGTNAEIVIGNRDWLVCAACSAGPAFEGGGITFGMRAAKGAIEDFSIDPETLEPMLLTHGNTKPVGICGSGLIIMVAQLFEAGVIDSGGQINKDLDNPRIRHKDNIYEYVVVWKESTGIDRDIVLTEIDIDNLIRAKGAIYSGSQTLLDEVGLGIDQISRIVLSGGFGSYIDLEKAMTIGLLPEIEPEKVTFIGNGSLMGARMSALTNRIRRDVGQVVQKMTNFELSETNSYMDHYMAALFLPHTDINLFPRLRDRMKARRGGAAA, encoded by the coding sequence ATGAATACGTATAAAGTGAAGTTTCTGCCCCACGAGCGGGTGGTTGAGGTAGCCGAAGGCGATAACCTGATCAAGGCGGCCATGGAGGCGGGCGTGCATATTAATGCCTCCTGCGGCGGCGAAGGCGTGTGCGGCAAGTGCCGGGTGGTGATAGAGTCGGGATCGGTGGAAGGCGGGCTTTCGGAAAAACTGGCCAAGGAAGATATTGACGCCGGGGTCCGGCTGGCCTGCCGGTCAAAGGTGGTCGAAGACCTGACGGTGCGCATTCCCGTTGAGTCTTCCATGTCCGACAAGAGCGCCCTGGACATTCAGCGGGTGCCGCGCAAGACGGCCCGCATCATGCAGATGGATTTCGAGCAGCTCAAGGACCAGGGCCTGTTTGTGCCGCCCGTGGAAAAGAAGTACCTGGAGCTGCCTCCCCCGGACGCCGGAGAAAACGTGCCGGACGTTACCCGGCTGGTCAATGTGCTGCGCCTGAAACACGACGAGCACCGGCTGGAGTTTCTGCTGCCTGTTATCCGTCTGATTCCCGATGTGATCCGGGAGCAGGACTTCAAGGTCACGGTCACCCTGGTGCGGCCCGTGCGGGAAGACGGGGGCAAGACCCAGGTCATCAATATTCAGCCTGGCGATACCACGGCCATGAACTACGCCATTGCCGTGGATATCGGCACCACAACGGTCTACGGCGAGCTCATCGACCTGGGCTCCGGTGAGATTCTGGCCAGGGAAGGCGACTTTAACGCCCAGATCAGCTTTGGCGAGGACATCATCACCCGCATCGTGCACGCGGAAAAGCCCGGCGGGCTGAAAAAACTCCACGACCTGGTCACCGGCACCATCAACAAGATCATTAAATCCGTGATCAAACAGTCCGGCGTGGATCCGGAAAATATCTCCACCATCACCCTGGCCGGCAACACCACCATGACCCAGCTGCTGCTGGAGGTCAATCCCCGGCATATCCGGCGGTCGCCCTATGTGCCGGCCTCCACCTTCTATCCGCCCATTCGGGCACGGGATATCGACCTGGCCCTGGGCGAGCATGTCACGGCCCTGGTCTACCCCCAGATCTCCAGTTACGTGGGCGGCGACATTGTGGCCGGGGTCATGGGGTCCGGCCTTTACCGTTCCGAAGAGCTGACCCTTTTCATCGACATCGGCACCAACGCCGAGATCGTCATCGGCAACAGGGACTGGCTGGTGTGCGCCGCCTGTTCAGCGGGGCCGGCCTTTGAGGGCGGAGGCATCACATTCGGCATGCGGGCCGCCAAAGGGGCCATCGAGGATTTTTCCATCGACCCGGAAACCCTGGAGCCCATGCTCCTTACACACGGCAACACCAAGCCGGTGGGCATCTGCGGGTCGGGCCTTATCATCATGGTGGCCCAGCTCTTTGAGGCCGGTGTCATCGACAGCGGCGGCCAGATCAACAAGGACCTGGACAATCCGCGCATTCGTCATAAGGACAATATCTACGAATACGTGGTGGTGTGGAAGGAGAGCACCGGCATCGACCGGGACATCGTGCTCACCGAGATCGACATCGACAACCTGATTCGGGCCAAGGGCGCCATCTACAGCGGGAGCCAGACCCTGCTCGACGAGGTCGGCCTGGGTATTGATCAGATTTCGCGCATCGTGCTCTCCGGCGGGTTCGGCAGCTACATCGATTTGGAAAAGGCCATGACCATCGGCCTGTTGCCGGAAATCGAGCCGGAAAAGGTCACCTTTATCGGCAACGGCTCCCTGATGGGTGCCCGCATGAGCGCCCTGACCAACCGCATTCGCAGGGACGTGGGCCAGGTGGTGCAGAAGATGACCAACTTCGAGCTTTCCGAAACCAACTCCTACATGGACCACTACATGGCAGCCCTGTTTCTGCCCCATACCGACATTAACCTGTTTCCCAGACTGCGCGACCGCATGAAGGCCAGAAGAGGTGGCGCTGCCGCGTGA